The Clostridium septicum genome contains a region encoding:
- a CDS encoding endonuclease/exonuclease/phosphatase family protein, giving the protein MNLLTLNCHSWQEDNQLDKIKVLARIIKDNKYDVIALQEVSQIISGELISKLSKENYISILLEALKALGETSYKCIWDFSHIGYDIYEEGLAIITRHKIKEWKSFYVSKDTNIKNYKTRKIIEVKIEVNNKDYKFYSCHLGWWDDLEEPFKDQVDKLIDSLDKKYINIIMGDFNNDALIRNEGYDYLLSKGLFDTYYLAREKGERFTVEGKIDGWEDNKSSKVLDFILVNEKVNVVESKIIFNNKNEVKVSDHYGVQVKIEV; this is encoded by the coding sequence ATGAATTTATTAACTTTAAATTGTCATTCATGGCAAGAAGATAATCAATTAGATAAAATAAAAGTTTTAGCAAGAATAATTAAAGATAATAAATATGATGTAATAGCTTTACAGGAAGTTAGTCAAATAATTAGTGGTGAATTAATTAGTAAATTATCAAAGGAGAATTATATATCTATATTATTAGAAGCCTTAAAAGCTCTTGGAGAAACTTCTTATAAATGTATTTGGGATTTTTCACATATAGGTTATGATATTTATGAGGAAGGGCTGGCAATAATTACAAGACATAAAATAAAAGAATGGAAATCCTTTTATGTGTCTAAGGATACTAATATTAAGAATTATAAGACAAGAAAAATTATTGAAGTAAAAATTGAAGTAAATAATAAAGATTATAAGTTTTACTCATGTCATTTAGGTTGGTGGGATGACTTAGAAGAACCATTTAAAGATCAAGTAGATAAGCTAATAGATTCTTTAGATAAGAAATATATAAATATTATTATGGGAGACTTTAATAATGATGCTCTTATAAGAAATGAAGGATATGATTATTTATTATCAAAAGGTTTATTTGATACTTATTATCTAGCTAGAGAGAAGGGTGAAAGATTTACTGTTGAAGGAAAAATAGATGGTTGGGAAGATAATAAGTCTAGTAAGGTTTTAGATTTTATATTAGTTAACGAGAAAGTAAACGTTGTAGAATCAAAAATTATTTTTAACAATAAAAATGAAGTTAAAGTATCAGATCATTACGGAGTGCAAGTTAAAATAGAAGTTTAA
- a CDS encoding PTS transporter subunit IIBC: MKEKVKKSKLFSFDFWQKFGKALIVVIAVMPAAGIMISLGKVVGMYTDAVLLETIARVMEDIGWAIITNLHVLFAVAIAGSWAKEKAGGAFAGLVAFVLINRITGALFGVNNAMLADNTAVVNSMFGTELPVANYFTSVLGAPALNMGVFVGIISGFLGGTLYNKYYNFRKLPKSLDFFNGKRFVPFVVIAWSIVVALVMSILWPFAQSGLNAFGVWLAESKDTAPVLAPFAYGFLERLLLPFGLHHMLTIPINYTELGGAYQVLTGTNAGAIVAGQDPLWLAWVTDLVNFKNSGNMAEYNNLLTAVVPARFKVGQVILSCSSLLAIAFAMYKNVDEDKKSKYKTIFLSAGIAVFLTGVTEPIEFMFMFVSPILYVVYAVITGIGFALADLISLRIHAFGFIELLTRIPMSINAGLLKDLINFIITCAVMFGVNFTVFNFLIKKFNIGTPGRRGNYMEEEDNDSTKETKNTNNDEQALNIISLLGEKENIEEVDACMTRLRVTVKDIDKVAGEAEWKRNGALGLIRKDKGVQAIYGPKADVLKSNIQDILGM; encoded by the coding sequence ATGAAGGAAAAGGTTAAAAAGTCTAAATTATTCTCATTTGATTTTTGGCAAAAGTTTGGTAAGGCATTAATTGTTGTAATTGCCGTTATGCCAGCAGCAGGTATAATGATATCTTTAGGTAAAGTTGTTGGAATGTACACAGATGCTGTTTTATTAGAAACAATAGCAAGAGTTATGGAAGACATAGGTTGGGCAATTATAACAAACTTGCATGTATTATTTGCTGTTGCAATAGCAGGATCATGGGCTAAAGAAAAGGCTGGAGGAGCTTTTGCAGGGCTAGTAGCCTTTGTACTTATAAATCGTATAACAGGTGCATTATTTGGAGTAAATAATGCTATGCTTGCAGATAACACAGCAGTTGTTAATTCAATGTTTGGTACTGAATTACCAGTTGCAAATTATTTTACTAGTGTTTTAGGTGCACCAGCTTTAAATATGGGTGTGTTTGTTGGAATTATTTCAGGTTTCCTTGGAGGAACATTATATAATAAGTATTACAATTTTAGAAAATTACCAAAATCCTTAGATTTTTTTAATGGAAAAAGATTTGTACCTTTTGTTGTTATTGCTTGGTCAATAGTTGTAGCTTTAGTAATGTCTATATTATGGCCATTTGCTCAAAGTGGATTAAATGCTTTTGGTGTTTGGCTTGCAGAATCAAAAGATACAGCACCAGTACTTGCACCTTTTGCATATGGATTTTTAGAACGTTTATTACTTCCATTTGGATTACATCATATGTTAACTATTCCTATAAACTATACTGAGTTAGGTGGAGCATATCAAGTTTTAACAGGAACTAATGCAGGTGCTATAGTAGCAGGACAAGATCCTTTATGGTTAGCTTGGGTAACAGATCTTGTAAATTTCAAAAATTCAGGAAATATGGCTGAGTATAATAATTTATTAACAGCAGTAGTTCCAGCAAGATTCAAGGTAGGTCAAGTTATATTATCTTGTTCATCATTATTAGCTATTGCCTTTGCAATGTATAAGAATGTTGATGAAGATAAAAAATCAAAATATAAGACAATATTTTTATCAGCAGGAATTGCAGTATTTTTAACTGGAGTTACAGAACCAATTGAATTTATGTTTATGTTTGTATCACCAATACTTTATGTAGTTTATGCTGTTATAACAGGTATAGGATTTGCTTTAGCAGATTTAATATCATTAAGAATACATGCATTTGGATTTATAGAGTTACTAACAAGAATTCCTATGAGTATTAATGCAGGGCTTTTAAAAGATTTAATTAATTTTATAATTACATGTGCTGTTATGTTTGGAGTAAACTTTACAGTATTTAATTTCTTAATTAAAAAGTTTAATATAGGTACTCCAGGACGTAGAGGAAATTATATGGAAGAAGAGGATAATGATTCTACAAAGGAAACTAAAAATACTAACAATGATGAACAAGCATTAAATATAATATCTTTACTTGGAGAAAAGGAAAATATTGAAGAAGTAGATGCTTGTATGACAAGATTAAGAGTTACGGTTAAAGATATTGATAAAGTAGCTGGTGAAGCAGAGTGGAAAAGAAATGGAGCACTAGGTCTTATAAGAAAAGATAAGGGTGTTCAAGCAATTTATGGACCTAAAGCGGATGTTTTAAAATCAAATATACAAGATATACTGGGGATGTAG
- a CDS encoding glycoside hydrolase family 13 protein, with protein MKRKWWKEAIGYQIYPRSFMDSNGDGIGDIPGIISKLDYLKDLGIDVIWVCPFYKSPNDDNGYDISDYKEIMSDFGTINDFDNLLREVHNRGMKLIIDLVVNHTSDEHPWFIESKSSKDNPKRDWYIWREGKDGKEPNNWESIFKGSAWELDEKTEEYYLHLFTKKQPDLNWENKDVRNEIYNMINWWLDKGIDGFRVDAISHIKKEPGLKDMPNPNNERYVSSFDKHMNVEGVQDFLKELKENTFDKYDIMTVGEANGVSTEDAEEWVGEENGKFSMVFQFEHLDLWNNANNEKFNAKQCKEVLSNWQIALEEKGWNALFIENHDITRVVSSWGNDKDYWRESSKALGLMYFMQKGTPFIYQGQEIGMTNVKFKSIDEYNDVKGINYFKENIENGMSEDEALRIIRATSRDNTRTPMQWDSTKNAGFTYGTPWIGVTDNYKNINVEIELNDDDSILNFYKKMIKLKKERLPLIYGKYNLILEEDEDIYAYERILDNDRYIIITNLSENNVIYSYKNAVLNSDNLLLSNYQVKEHKDSTEFDLRPYEARLYKVK; from the coding sequence ATGAAAAGAAAGTGGTGGAAAGAAGCTATAGGATATCAAATTTATCCAAGAAGCTTTATGGATTCAAATGGAGATGGAATAGGAGATATTCCAGGTATTATATCTAAATTAGATTATTTAAAAGATTTAGGAATAGATGTTATTTGGGTATGCCCATTTTATAAATCTCCTAATGATGATAATGGATACGACATTAGTGATTATAAAGAAATAATGAGTGATTTTGGAACAATAAATGATTTCGATAATTTACTTAGAGAAGTCCACAATAGAGGAATGAAGTTAATAATTGATTTAGTTGTTAACCATACAAGTGATGAGCATCCATGGTTCATTGAATCAAAATCATCAAAGGATAATCCTAAAAGAGATTGGTATATTTGGAGAGAGGGTAAAGACGGAAAGGAACCTAATAATTGGGAAAGTATTTTTAAAGGTTCTGCATGGGAATTAGATGAAAAAACAGAAGAATATTATTTACATCTCTTTACTAAAAAGCAACCTGACTTAAATTGGGAAAATAAAGATGTAAGAAATGAAATTTATAATATGATAAATTGGTGGCTAGATAAAGGAATTGATGGATTTAGAGTTGATGCAATAAGCCATATAAAAAAGGAACCAGGACTTAAAGATATGCCAAACCCAAATAATGAAAGATATGTATCATCTTTTGATAAACATATGAATGTAGAAGGGGTACAAGATTTTTTAAAGGAATTAAAAGAAAATACTTTTGATAAATATGACATAATGACTGTTGGAGAAGCAAATGGTGTTAGTACTGAAGATGCTGAAGAATGGGTGGGAGAGGAAAATGGAAAATTTTCAATGGTATTTCAATTTGAACATTTAGACCTTTGGAATAATGCTAATAATGAAAAATTCAATGCAAAGCAATGTAAAGAGGTTCTTTCAAATTGGCAAATAGCTTTAGAAGAAAAAGGATGGAATGCATTATTTATAGAAAATCATGACATTACCAGAGTAGTTTCTTCATGGGGAAATGATAAGGATTACTGGAGAGAAAGCTCTAAGGCATTAGGATTAATGTATTTTATGCAAAAAGGTACTCCTTTTATATATCAAGGACAAGAAATTGGAATGACAAACGTTAAGTTTAAATCTATTGATGAATATAACGATGTAAAGGGAATTAATTATTTTAAGGAAAATATAGAAAATGGAATGAGTGAAGATGAAGCCCTTAGAATTATAAGAGCTACTTCGAGAGATAATACCCGTACACCAATGCAATGGGATAGCACTAAAAATGCAGGTTTCACTTATGGAACTCCTTGGATAGGTGTAACAGATAATTACAAAAATATAAATGTAGAAATAGAGCTAAATGATGATGACTCCATATTAAATTTTTATAAAAAAATGATTAAACTTAAGAAAGAAAGGTTACCATTAATTTATGGTAAGTATAATCTTATCTTAGAAGAAGATGAAGATATTTATGCATATGAAAGGATTTTAGATAATGATAGATATATTATAATTACTAATCTTTCAGAAAATAACGTAATTTATTCTTATAAAAATGCAGTATTAAACTCTGATAATTTACTTTTGAGTAATTATCAGGTTAAAGAACATAAAGACAGTACAGAGTTTGACTTAAGACCATATGAAGCAAGACTTTATAAAGTAAAATAA